A single Kribbella aluminosa DNA region contains:
- a CDS encoding MFS transporter: protein MPARPRLILSALAFCGVLVSVSQTIVVPLLPALPAITHSPASDVSWLITVTLLTGAVFTPLLGRAGDMYGKRRVLLIALSSMIIGSLLCATSSNLTVLIVGRAFQGAAVAVVPLGISILRDELPPRRVIPAIAIMSSTLGIGAAFGIPAATLVVEYANWHTMFWINLGLGVLDIVLVLLIVPESAVRSSGRFDVLGALGLSVFLVCLLLAVSKSSSWSTSTLVGLYSVAVLLVPLWSWHELRANSPLVDLRVSVRPAVLFTNLSALLIGFAFYANSLSTAQLVQEPTWTGYGLGESIVVSGLCLLPGGVAMVLLSPVSARISTVKGPRFTLGIASVIMAAGYLVRLFTSGSVAGIVVGATVVSAGTAVAYSALPALIMHAVPVTETAAANGLNTLMRTIGQAICSTIVATVLAGVTISQAGKLAPALSAYLIVFVIAGIAAAVAAGLVLLIPVRRPAPAYEVTTP, encoded by the coding sequence GTGCCTGCCCGTCCCCGCCTGATCCTGTCCGCGCTCGCGTTCTGTGGCGTGCTGGTCTCGGTCAGTCAGACCATCGTCGTTCCACTGCTCCCCGCACTACCCGCGATCACCCACAGCCCGGCGTCCGACGTCAGCTGGCTGATCACCGTCACGCTGCTGACCGGCGCGGTCTTCACCCCGCTGCTCGGGCGGGCGGGCGACATGTACGGCAAACGGCGCGTGCTGCTGATCGCGCTGTCCTCGATGATCATCGGCTCGCTGCTCTGCGCGACCAGTTCGAACCTGACCGTGCTGATCGTCGGCCGCGCGTTCCAGGGCGCCGCGGTCGCCGTCGTACCGCTGGGGATCAGCATCCTCCGCGACGAACTCCCGCCGCGCCGGGTGATCCCGGCGATCGCGATCATGAGCTCGACACTCGGTATCGGCGCCGCGTTCGGCATCCCGGCCGCGACGCTCGTGGTCGAGTACGCGAACTGGCACACGATGTTCTGGATCAACCTCGGTCTCGGCGTGCTCGACATCGTCCTGGTGCTCCTGATCGTCCCGGAGTCGGCCGTCCGGAGCAGCGGGCGCTTCGACGTCCTCGGGGCGCTCGGGCTGAGTGTGTTCCTGGTATGTCTGTTGCTGGCGGTGTCGAAGAGCAGTTCGTGGAGTACGTCGACCCTCGTCGGTCTGTACTCCGTTGCGGTGTTGCTGGTGCCGCTCTGGAGCTGGCACGAGTTGCGCGCCAACAGCCCGCTCGTCGATCTGCGGGTGTCCGTGCGCCCTGCCGTGCTGTTCACGAACCTCAGTGCGTTGCTGATCGGGTTCGCGTTCTATGCCAACTCGCTGTCGACCGCGCAGTTGGTGCAGGAGCCGACGTGGACCGGCTACGGGTTGGGCGAATCCATCGTGGTCAGTGGGCTGTGCCTGCTGCCCGGCGGTGTTGCGATGGTGTTGTTGTCGCCCGTTTCCGCTCGGATCTCGACGGTGAAGGGGCCTCGGTTCACTCTCGGGATCGCGTCCGTGATCATGGCGGCGGGGTACCTGGTGCGGCTGTTCACCAGCGGCAGTGTCGCGGGGATCGTGGTCGGCGCGACCGTGGTCAGCGCGGGGACGGCCGTGGCGTACTCGGCACTTCCGGCGCTGATCATGCATGCTGTGCCGGTGACCGAAACCGCCGCGGCGAACGGCCTGAACACGCTGATGCGCACGATCGGGCAGGCGATCTGCAGCACGATCGTAGCGACCGTGCTGGCAGGAGTCACGATCTCCCAGGCGGGAAAGCTCGCGCCCGCGCTGTCGGCGTACCTGATCGTGTTCGTGATCGCCGGGATCGCGGCCGCGGTCGCCGCCGGGCTGGTGCTGCTGATCCCGGTACGTCGCCCCGCGCCGGCGTACGAGGTGACGACGCCGTGA
- a CDS encoding NAD-dependent epimerase/dehydratase family protein — protein MRIFVAGASGVIGRRLGPLLVAEGHQLTTLSRRAAAPADAGAGPGDAGPDDSGPRGARPGGARPGGARPGEAGPVGGSAGGSVTRVVGDVYDREQLHRLVAVARPEVVMHQLTDLGARDFAANDRIRREGTRNLVDAALAAGVRRVISQSIAWAYEPGSAPADESTPLDLHSADEARRTTVEAVATLEAITAEAPEWVVLRYGMLYGPGTWYAKGGLMANSRLPTGPDITSFLHVDDAAEAATAALTWPSGPVNIVDDNPVPASTWSPIFTKSLNTPPPQPTHPRQAIAPTNTHPGQTFGTTTHPRQTPSTTNTHTHPGQAFGTTTHPGQTLGASTAYARAGWARGAGNARARGLGWSPVHPSFLAFLG, from the coding sequence ATGAGGATCTTCGTCGCCGGCGCGTCCGGGGTGATCGGCCGCCGACTCGGCCCGCTACTCGTTGCCGAGGGCCACCAACTCACCACTCTCAGCCGCCGGGCCGCGGCCCCCGCGGACGCTGGCGCCGGCCCCGGGGACGCCGGACCCGACGACAGCGGACCCAGGGGCGCCAGACCCGGGGGCGCCAGACCCGGGGGCGCCAGACCCGGGGAGGCCGGACCCGTCGGGGGCTCGGCGGGCGGCAGCGTGACGCGCGTCGTCGGCGATGTGTACGACCGCGAACAGTTGCACAGACTGGTTGCGGTGGCGCGGCCGGAGGTGGTGATGCATCAGTTGACGGATCTGGGGGCGCGGGACTTCGCCGCGAACGACCGGATCCGCCGGGAGGGGACTCGCAACCTGGTGGATGCCGCGCTGGCGGCCGGCGTACGGCGGGTGATCTCGCAGAGCATCGCGTGGGCGTACGAGCCCGGCTCCGCACCGGCCGACGAGTCCACGCCGCTCGACCTGCACTCCGCGGACGAGGCTCGACGTACGACGGTCGAGGCGGTTGCCACGCTGGAGGCGATCACGGCGGAGGCACCCGAGTGGGTCGTGCTCCGGTACGGGATGCTCTATGGGCCTGGAACCTGGTACGCGAAAGGCGGGCTGATGGCGAACAGCCGGCTCCCCACGGGCCCGGACATCACCAGCTTCCTACACGTCGACGACGCCGCCGAAGCCGCCACAGCCGCCCTGACCTGGCCCTCAGGCCCGGTAAACATCGTCGACGACAATCCCGTCCCCGCCTCCACCTGGTCCCCCATCTTCACCAAGTCACTCAACACTCCCCCACCCCAGCCCACCCACCCCAGGCAGGCCATCGCCCCCACCAACACCCACCCCGGGCAGACGTTCGGCACCACCACCCACCCCCGGCAGACCCCCAGCACCACCAACACCCACACCCACCCCGGGCAGGCCTTCGGCACCACCACCCACCCCGGGCAAACCCTCGGGGCCAGCACCGCCTACGCCCGTGCTGGGTGGGCTCGTGGTGCGGGTAACGCCCGCGCTCGTGGGCTCGGGTGGTCGCCTGTCCACCCGAGCTTCCTCGCCTTCCTCGGGTGA
- a CDS encoding TetR/AcrR family transcriptional regulator translates to MTDPGRTAILRAARRAFARESYDAVTLRGVAADAGVSAALIVKHYGSKEALFEKVADFSEAAQLLLAAPNERLGAHAVRTLVEYRRDNDADLLVRVVFAAGKGDERAQIREHFRDQVTRAFAARLTGPDAALRAALITGQLLGLGAAIAIDRTGPIAGADPETVVALYAPAIQALIH, encoded by the coding sequence GTGACCGATCCGGGCCGGACCGCGATCCTCCGGGCCGCCCGGAGGGCCTTCGCGCGGGAGTCGTACGACGCGGTCACGCTGCGCGGGGTCGCCGCCGACGCGGGGGTCAGCGCCGCCCTGATCGTCAAGCACTACGGCAGCAAGGAAGCGCTCTTCGAGAAGGTCGCCGACTTCAGTGAGGCGGCCCAACTGCTGCTCGCCGCCCCGAACGAGCGGCTCGGTGCGCACGCCGTCCGGACCCTGGTCGAGTACCGCCGGGACAACGACGCGGACCTGCTGGTCCGGGTGGTGTTCGCGGCCGGCAAGGGCGACGAGCGGGCGCAGATCCGCGAGCACTTCCGCGACCAGGTCACCCGTGCCTTCGCGGCCCGGCTGACCGGGCCGGACGCCGCATTGCGGGCCGCTCTGATCACCGGACAGCTGCTCGGTCTCGGCGCCGCGATCGCGATCGACAGGACCGGGCCGATCGCCGGAGCCGACCCGGAAACGGTAGTCGCGTTGTACGCTCCGGCCATCCAGGCGCTCATCCACTGA
- a CDS encoding S1C family serine protease produces MNESAGPGPYNGGQGPYGGQGHGNQQYPQEPQPAPQYQQGVQGPQYQQSQQYQQAQQHQAGPYGPPWPNGPQYPFGPQQQPPKKHRRRLLGAGALGLAAVLVAGSVAWGIDHRADANDTQLSQKAFDASSVAAGVSPGLVDVNTVLGYQNARAAGTGIVLTSDGEVITNHHVVQGATSITVTDIGNGKTYTASVVGYDEAHDIAVLKLKDASGLQTAKTGNSDQVKLGDQVVGVGNAGGTGGTPSYAAGKVTGLNQAITATDANGQDPENLTNLIETDANIQAGDSGGPLVNASGQVVGVDVAGNGGSNGGQGSPGQSSASTAQAATATLAAWGGGNGYGNGYGNGNGDGTGFPFGNGNGSGNGSGNGNGYGSGSGNGSGNGSGNGSGNGSGNGNGNGNGSGSGSGTTTEGYAIPINQALDIAKQIENGKSSTSVHIGDSAMLGVSVVTSTGTSGAVVGDVLANGHADEAGITAGDVITSFAGHTVTSPDTLSTLLNQQHPGDKVEVGWTDQTGQPHKATIQLINGPVR; encoded by the coding sequence ATGAACGAGAGCGCTGGACCGGGACCGTACAACGGTGGGCAGGGGCCGTACGGCGGGCAGGGCCACGGCAACCAGCAGTATCCGCAGGAGCCGCAGCCGGCGCCGCAGTACCAGCAGGGCGTGCAAGGCCCGCAGTACCAGCAGTCGCAGCAGTACCAGCAGGCTCAGCAGCACCAAGCGGGGCCGTACGGGCCGCCGTGGCCGAACGGGCCGCAGTACCCGTTCGGTCCGCAGCAGCAGCCGCCGAAGAAGCACCGGCGCCGGCTGCTCGGTGCGGGGGCACTCGGGCTGGCCGCGGTACTCGTGGCCGGCTCGGTTGCCTGGGGCATCGACCACCGGGCGGACGCGAACGACACGCAGCTGTCGCAGAAGGCGTTCGACGCCTCGTCCGTCGCGGCCGGCGTGTCGCCGGGGCTGGTCGACGTGAACACCGTGCTCGGGTACCAGAACGCGCGGGCGGCCGGCACCGGGATCGTGCTCACGTCCGACGGTGAGGTGATCACCAACCACCACGTGGTCCAGGGCGCGACGTCGATCACGGTCACCGACATCGGCAACGGGAAGACGTACACCGCGAGTGTCGTCGGGTACGACGAGGCGCACGACATCGCCGTACTGAAGCTGAAGGACGCGTCCGGGCTGCAGACCGCGAAGACCGGGAACTCCGACCAGGTGAAGCTCGGCGACCAGGTGGTCGGCGTCGGGAACGCGGGCGGCACCGGCGGTACGCCGAGCTACGCGGCCGGGAAGGTGACCGGGCTGAACCAGGCGATCACCGCGACCGACGCGAACGGGCAGGACCCGGAGAACCTCACGAACCTGATCGAGACCGACGCGAACATCCAGGCCGGCGACTCCGGCGGCCCGCTGGTGAACGCGAGCGGCCAGGTGGTCGGCGTCGACGTGGCCGGCAACGGCGGCAGCAACGGCGGACAGGGGAGTCCCGGGCAGAGCTCGGCGTCCACCGCGCAGGCCGCGACCGCGACGCTGGCGGCGTGGGGCGGCGGGAACGGGTACGGCAATGGCTACGGCAACGGGAACGGTGACGGCACCGGCTTCCCATTCGGAAACGGCAACGGCTCCGGAAACGGCTCCGGGAACGGGAACGGGTACGGCTCGGGGAGCGGAAACGGCTCGGGCAACGGGTCCGGGAACGGCTCGGGCAACGGGTCCGGGAACGGCAACGGGAACGGAAACGGGTCCGGCAGCGGGTCGGGGACGACCACCGAGGGGTACGCGATCCCGATCAACCAGGCGCTCGACATCGCCAAGCAGATCGAGAACGGCAAATCCTCGACGTCGGTGCACATCGGCGACTCGGCGATGCTCGGTGTCTCGGTCGTGACCAGCACCGGTACCAGCGGCGCGGTCGTCGGCGACGTACTGGCGAACGGCCACGCGGACGAGGCCGGCATCACCGCCGGCGACGTGATCACCTCGTTCGCCGGTCACACCGTGACGTCGCCCGACACCCTCTCCACCCTCCTCAACCAGCAGCACCCCGGCGACAAGGTAGAGGTCGGCTGGACCGACCAAACCGGCCAACCCCACAAGGCCACCATCCAGCTGATCAACGGCCCGGTCCGCTAA